Proteins encoded together in one Rhipicephalus sanguineus isolate Rsan-2018 chromosome 9, BIME_Rsan_1.4, whole genome shotgun sequence window:
- the LOC119404097 gene encoding E3 ubiquitin-protein ligase Siah1, translated as MSEAGSGYPVREAQGAAGPLPRASALPGPAYVSAVALARLLKCLVCHDYVLPPFVQCPNGHLMCSACRQKNTRCVACQSPIGSIRNLAMELVVSMALFPCKYSLEGCPALLSYSDLPEHDEDCQFTPCQCPCLGGWCMWRGPLVNVMTHLGHMHEGIGRHEEESIVFQATGINRPGTVDWAMIQTCFGHHFFVALEKEEKPDGRQQFSGRVQLIGSRRQADKFTYRLELHAHARRLAWEATPRSICEGVEGATMSIDCLVFDGSTAQRFADHADLNINVTIWRS; from the coding sequence ATGTCCGAGGCCGGTAGCGGCTACCCTGTCCGAGAGGCTCAGGGTGCGGCGGGGCCACTTCCTAGGGCTAGCGCGTTGCCTGGGCCCGCGTACGTTTCTGCAGTGGCGTTGGCTCGCCTGTTAAAGTGCTTAGTCTGCCACGACTACGTTCTGCCGCCCTTCGTGCAATGCCCGAACGGCCACCTGATGTGCTCAGCGTGCCGACAGAAGAACACCCGCTGCGTAGCCTGCCAAAGCCCGATCGGCAGCATCCGCAACCTGGCCATGGAGCTAGTGGTCAGCATGGCGCTCTTCCCGTGCAAATACTCGCTCGAGGGGTGCCCAGCACTGCTGTCCTACTCAGACTTGCCCGAACACGATGAGGACTGCCAGTTCACGCCGTGCCAGTGCCCATGTCTGGGAGGGTGGTGCATGTGGCGTGGCCCTCTTGTGAATGTAATGACCCACCTAGGCCACATGCACGAGGGCATCGGGAGGCACGAGGAAGAGTCAATAGTTTTCCAAGCGACGGGAATCAACAGGCCCGGCACGGTCGACTGGGCGATGATACAGACGTGCTTCGGCCACCACTTCTTTGTGGCGCTAGAGAAGGAGGAAAAGCCTGACGGCCGCCAGCAGTTCTCTGGCAGAGTGCAGCTCATCGGGTCGCGAAGGCAGGCCGACAAGTTCACCTACCGGCTCGAGCTCCACGCTCACGCGCGCCGGCTCGCCTGGGAGGCCACACCGCGCAGCATCTGCGAGGGCGTCGAGGGGGCCACCATGAGCATCGACTGCCTAGTCTTCGATGGCAGCACCGCCCAGCGGTTCGCCGACCACGCGGACCTCAACATCAACGTCACCATCTGGCGGTCCTGA